GGACGTTTTTTGGCTGAGGGGAATCCACCTGGTCCGATAAATGTTCCGCCAGAAGAGATGAATGCTGAGTATCCCTATACTTTAGATCTCCGTAAGGGCTTTTAATCTGGTGCCAAGGGTAAAAAAAATGGAGAACGCGTGATACAAGTTGAGTGAAAATAGAAAAATGCAACGTGCAGATGTAAAAGATTGGGCGGTAATTGGCGATAGTTATAACGCCATCGAATCGTCCCGTGGACGTACAGGCAATGTTCCCGGTAAGCAGATCGATGAGATGCTGGGGGCGGATAGAAAAATCAATCCGCACTGGCATGCCTTCATGCAGGCACTTGACACCTTAGGACTCGCGGAGATGGAATCTCGCGACAAAGAGGTGCAACGTCTGCTTCGGGAGAATGGTGTCACCTACGTCTTACATGGGGAACAGCAGGGACATCGCCCGTGGGAATTAGATCCCATTCCACTAATTATCTCAAAAACAGATTGGGAAACGATCTCTGACGGACTTACACAACGAGCGGAGCTGCTAAACTTAATTTTGGCGGACCTCTATGGTGAGCGAACCTTAATCAAAGATGGGTTGATACCACCAGAAGTGGTTTATGCACATGCCGGATTTTTGCGAGCGTGTGTCGGGCTTGTTCCGTCTGGATTCCCTTTCCTGTTGAGTTATGCCGCCGATTTGGCGCGCGGACCGGACGGCGAAATGTGGATACTCGGTGATCGGGCACAGGCACCATCAGGTGCAGGCTATGCACTCGAAAATCGCACCGCCCTCGCGCGCGCACTACCAAACCTCTTTGGTGAAGTCGGCGTTCATCGACTCTCTTTTTTCTTTCGCGCACTACAAAACAGCGTAGTGGACCTACAACACCAACTCGAAACCGCTTCCCGTATTGCCCCACACCAAACAGACAATCCACAGGTCGTTGTACTGACCCCTGGTCCTCTCAATGAAACTTACTTTGAACACGCGTATCTGGCAAACTACCTCGGTTACACCTTAGTCCAAGGGGACGACTTGACGGTGTGGGATGGGCGCGTTTGGTTGAAATCGCTTGATGGCTTGCGTCCTGTTGATATTATTCTGCGCCGAGTCGACGACATCTTCTGTGATCCGTTAGAACTCCGACAGGACTCAAGACTTGGGATCGCAGGTTTGCTGGAAGCGATTCGACAGGGAAACGTGGTCGTGATAAATCCACCGGGTAGCAGTGTTTTAGAAAATCCGGGCTTGATGCCGTTCCTGCCGAACATCGCAAAACGGTTGATAGGTGAAGATCTACGTCTCCCCTCTGTCGCAACATGGTGGTGTGGACAACCGAAGGCGCGCGACTATGTGTTGGCAAACCTCAAAAAGTTAGTTGTCAAACCCATTCACCGTCAACCGGGCAGACGCCCCCTGTTTGGAACTGAACTCGATAGCACCCAACTTGATGCACTTCGCGCTCGGATTAATGCCAAACCGCATCTCTATGTCGGGCAGGAGCATGTTCACTTCTCCACAACCCCCTCGCTGATTGAAGGGAAACTTGAACCCCGCCGCGCGATCCTCCGTAGTTTTTTGTTCGCAGAGAGAGATGGCTACACCGTGATGCCGGGTGGACTTACCCGTTGTGCAGGCGAGAAGGGTGAACTGACAATCTCAATCCAAGATGGTGGGGTTAGTAAAGACACCTGGATACTTGCCTCTGAACCTGAACCGCATGTCAGTTTATGGCAGCGACATATCACGGAGGTGATGGGGCCTGCTTCTACGAGTCCCGCTGGATTGTCGAGTCGTGCAGCTGAGAATCTGTTCTGGGTAGGTCGCTATGCAGAACGCGCAGAGGGGCAAGCGCGGCTCCTGCGGATTATGTTGAATAAGGTCAAGATGGGTAGGATGGGCTTGGAGACTTCGCACTTAGCACAGGGACCGCCTGCTGCGCTCTTTACGGAGACTTTCGGTGACGATGAAAGGGAAGTATCAGAACTCGCGTATCTCCACAGCATGCTCCGCTCCCTGACCGGCTTAACTTCATCGCACCCGGGTTTCGTCAGAAAAGACGAACAGTCGTTAGGAGATGAGCTTCTTTCCATCATGCTGGACGTGGAAAACACCGGTAGCTTGGTGTCTACGCTTCAGGCACTTCTCACCGCAGCTTACGCAGTCAGAGACCGCTGGTCTACCGACACATGGCGTGTGATGAACGGCATTGAAGATCTATGTGCTGCCCTTGAAAAAAGCGTCTCCAAAGATGGAGAGGCAAGTCCAAAAATATTGACGGATCTCGTGCTGCAAGAGGCGGAATTAGCCTCACTCGATCAACTCATGATCTTTCTTTCAGCATTGAGTGGGCTTAATGCCGAAAACATGACGCAAACGATCGGTTGGATTAGTTTGGATATGGGGCGGCGTATTGAACGCGCACTGCTTCTCATCGTGCTTTGCCGTTCGAGTCTTGTCGCTGTTCAGGACGACTGGGTTGAATATATGTTACTTGAATCTGTCCTTGCTGCCGCCGAGAGCCTGATCACTTACCGCAGCCGCTATCGTACAGCACTCCACTTTCCAACTGCCTTGGAGTTGCTACTTCTTGACGAGAACAATCCGCGCTCGCTCCTATATCAGTTGAAACGGCTTGAGGAACAGATACGTATCCTCCCAAGAGAAAAACTCGGCTACCGGCTTAGCGAGGAGGAACAACTCATTCTGGAGGCTTTAACGCAGTTGCAGCTCTCTAATACAATCGACCTCGCTGAGCGTTCGGAACACACAACACAACGTAAGGGGTTAGAAAAACTCCTCGTCCGTCTTGCACAGATACTGATTGACATTTCCGATGTCCTCACGCAGACCTATTTTAGCCACGTCCAAAGACCGCAGCAGTTGATTACAACCGATAACCTTTAGTACCGAGGAGTGCCTCACAGCGTCTATAGGATTATTGCGATGAACTACAAGATCGTCCATAAAACTGAATACAGCTATACCCATCCCGTGAACCTCTGCTATAACGAGGCGCGTTTGAGTCCCCGGAGTTTTGCGCATCAGGACTGTAGCGAGAGTCAATTCGTTGTTGCACCCGAACCCAGAGAGTGCCGAGAACGTCAGGATTTCTTCGGAAACACCGTTTACTATTTCACAATCCAGCAGCCTCATAATCAGCTCACGGTTACGGTTACGAGTCGTGTGAGCGTCAAAGATAGAGAGATGCAACTGAATTTCGCCGAGCACCTCACTTGGGAGGAGGTGCGACAGCAGCTGCAAATGGATCAAAACCCAGGAATCCTGGAGATGCGGCAATATGTTCTTGACTCTCCAATGGTTCCGATGATGCCCGAACTTCATGCTTATGCTGAAAAGTCGTTTACTAAAGGAAAACCGCTGCTTGAAGCCGTTAACGATTTGACTACCCGTCTCTACACAGATTTTACCTACGATCCGGGTTTCACGACAATCGTAACACCTTTGGCTGATGTCATAGAGTATCGTCGGGGTGTTTGTCAGGATTTTGCGCATCTCGGTATCGGGTGTCTACGTGCGCTCGGGCTTGCTGCGCGTTACGTCAGCGGCTATATTGAAACCACTCCACCACCGGATCAAGAACCGTTAGCGGGTGCCGATGCCTCCCATGCGTGGTTTTCTGTTTATCTGCCGCAGCTTGGCTGGGTAGATTTCGATCCAACAAATAATCAGATACCAGCAGATCAACACATCACAATCGCATGGGGGAGAGACTATGCGGACGTAACGCCGCTGAAGGGTGTTGTCTTTGGGAGTGGCACACATGAATTATCTGTCTCGGTGGATTGTAAACGGGAAAATTTTTAACCAGTCGCATGCTGGTTATCAGTTTTCAGTTCGGTTTTTCTGCAAAAAACCTTTCAGTTTTCAGAAAGAGACTTTGGAATTATCCAAAACCTCTTGTAACTGAAAACTGAAAACTATTAAAGCGGATCTACGGAGAAGAACGCGAAAATCATTAATCCCGCTAACCGAACCGCAAGGAAAATTAAAAAAATGACAATTGAAGCGTTTCAGAAGCAAATTGAAGATATCTATTACACGCGCGATGCTGAGCGCGGCGTGCCACTAACCTTTACATGGTTCGTTGAAGAGGTCGGCGAATTGGCAAAGGAGATCCGCAAACAGCCACAGGACATGGAACGACTGCGAGAGGAATTCGCCGATGTTTTTGCATGGCTCGCTACATTAGCAAGCCTGCTCGGTATTTCCTTAGAAGATGCCGCGCAAATCTACGCAGCGGGCTGCCCGAAATGCAAAGATACGCCCTGC
This is a stretch of genomic DNA from Candidatus Poribacteria bacterium. It encodes these proteins:
- a CDS encoding circularly permuted type 2 ATP-grasp protein, with protein sequence MQRADVKDWAVIGDSYNAIESSRGRTGNVPGKQIDEMLGADRKINPHWHAFMQALDTLGLAEMESRDKEVQRLLRENGVTYVLHGEQQGHRPWELDPIPLIISKTDWETISDGLTQRAELLNLILADLYGERTLIKDGLIPPEVVYAHAGFLRACVGLVPSGFPFLLSYAADLARGPDGEMWILGDRAQAPSGAGYALENRTALARALPNLFGEVGVHRLSFFFRALQNSVVDLQHQLETASRIAPHQTDNPQVVVLTPGPLNETYFEHAYLANYLGYTLVQGDDLTVWDGRVWLKSLDGLRPVDIILRRVDDIFCDPLELRQDSRLGIAGLLEAIRQGNVVVINPPGSSVLENPGLMPFLPNIAKRLIGEDLRLPSVATWWCGQPKARDYVLANLKKLVVKPIHRQPGRRPLFGTELDSTQLDALRARINAKPHLYVGQEHVHFSTTPSLIEGKLEPRRAILRSFLFAERDGYTVMPGGLTRCAGEKGELTISIQDGGVSKDTWILASEPEPHVSLWQRHITEVMGPASTSPAGLSSRAAENLFWVGRYAERAEGQARLLRIMLNKVKMGRMGLETSHLAQGPPAALFTETFGDDEREVSELAYLHSMLRSLTGLTSSHPGFVRKDEQSLGDELLSIMLDVENTGSLVSTLQALLTAAYAVRDRWSTDTWRVMNGIEDLCAALEKSVSKDGEASPKILTDLVLQEAELASLDQLMIFLSALSGLNAENMTQTIGWISLDMGRRIERALLLIVLCRSSLVAVQDDWVEYMLLESVLAAAESLITYRSRYRTALHFPTALELLLLDENNPRSLLYQLKRLEEQIRILPREKLGYRLSEEEQLILEALTQLQLSNTIDLAERSEHTTQRKGLEKLLVRLAQILIDISDVLTQTYFSHVQRPQQLITTDNL
- a CDS encoding nucleotide pyrophosphohydrolase — its product is MTIEAFQKQIEDIYYTRDAERGVPLTFTWFVEEVGELAKEIRKQPQDMERLREEFADVFAWLATLASLLGISLEDAAQIYAAGCPKCKDTPCDC
- a CDS encoding transglutaminase family protein yields the protein MNYKIVHKTEYSYTHPVNLCYNEARLSPRSFAHQDCSESQFVVAPEPRECRERQDFFGNTVYYFTIQQPHNQLTVTVTSRVSVKDREMQLNFAEHLTWEEVRQQLQMDQNPGILEMRQYVLDSPMVPMMPELHAYAEKSFTKGKPLLEAVNDLTTRLYTDFTYDPGFTTIVTPLADVIEYRRGVCQDFAHLGIGCLRALGLAARYVSGYIETTPPPDQEPLAGADASHAWFSVYLPQLGWVDFDPTNNQIPADQHITIAWGRDYADVTPLKGVVFGSGTHELSVSVDCKRENF